One part of the Candidatus Dadabacteria bacterium genome encodes these proteins:
- a CDS encoding IS982 family transposase, translated as MSIVSLFCEIDDFFLEYEKMKSTPCLPEATRIDPRGRPRTLHPSEVMTVLIAFHQSGYRTFKHFYFKHVCVYWQAAFPRLVSYTRLVQLKKEVLRLLTFYLSTHTGTCRGISFVDSTRLRVCDNKRISFHKVFAEKVSERGKTSMGWFYGFKLHLIINDTGDILDVALTPGNRDDRSLLWGMNPETPLHGSLYGDRGYISKDLREKLRKQGIDTNATSNPRVMFF; from the coding sequence ATGAGTATTGTATCACTTTTCTGCGAAATAGACGACTTTTTTCTTGAATATGAGAAAATGAAATCCACACCGTGTCTCCCGGAGGCAACACGGATAGACCCCCGGGGACGTCCCCGAACCCTGCATCCGAGCGAGGTGATGACGGTCCTGATCGCTTTCCATCAAAGTGGGTATCGGACGTTTAAGCACTTTTATTTCAAACACGTCTGCGTCTATTGGCAGGCTGCGTTTCCACGGTTGGTGAGTTATACGCGTTTGGTGCAACTGAAAAAAGAAGTCTTGAGACTGCTGACGTTTTACCTCTCGACACACACCGGAACCTGTCGCGGTATCTCTTTCGTGGATTCGACACGGTTGCGGGTGTGTGATAACAAGCGGATTTCATTCCACAAGGTCTTTGCGGAGAAGGTTTCTGAACGCGGGAAAACCTCTATGGGATGGTTTTATGGATTCAAACTTCACCTGATCATCAATGACACGGGTGACATCTTAGACGTTGCGTTGACCCCCGGGAATAGAGATGACCGCAGCCTGCTTTGGGGGATGAACCCGGAGACGCCGCTTCACGGGAGTCTCTACGGAGATAGGGGGTATATCTCTAAAGACTTGCGGGAGAAACTCCGAAAGCAAGGCATCGACACAAACGCCACCAGCAATCCGAGGGTTATGTTCTTCTGA